In a single window of the Planctomycetota bacterium genome:
- a CDS encoding phytanoyl-CoA dioxygenase family protein, whose translation MPALTPTADAMELTDAEVNFYNDQGYLYLPGFVDRNHAADLRGEVLHILREVFGLDEERLAHAAGKEDALRQTFQYLQGSMLDELINGERSKAVASRLLGGPAHVYLPFTAVKAGGGGGKFHLHQDNQYTFHEPASGSLNIWVALVDMSPENGCLQMSPHSHKDGPIERAGEGDYITPEQEAHRLFPMRMCAGDAVAFSRLTVHGSGPNHTDKPRVAYALQYHRDDVQYRDPDDGSRLKRLVDEPRFAVAPVEALKPAEK comes from the coding sequence ATGCCAGCCTTAACCCCAACTGCCGACGCAATGGAGCTCACCGATGCTGAAGTCAACTTCTACAACGATCAAGGATACCTCTATCTCCCTGGCTTCGTGGACCGCAACCACGCAGCCGACCTCCGCGGCGAAGTCCTGCACATCCTGCGGGAAGTGTTCGGCCTCGACGAGGAACGGCTCGCCCACGCAGCAGGCAAAGAGGACGCCTTGCGCCAGACCTTCCAATACCTCCAAGGAAGCATGCTCGACGAGCTGATCAACGGCGAGCGGTCCAAGGCCGTCGCTTCACGCCTGCTCGGCGGTCCGGCCCACGTCTATCTGCCGTTCACTGCCGTCAAAGCCGGTGGCGGCGGTGGGAAGTTCCACCTGCACCAGGACAACCAGTACACGTTCCACGAGCCCGCCTCAGGCAGCCTCAACATCTGGGTCGCCCTGGTCGACATGTCGCCCGAAAACGGGTGCCTGCAGATGAGTCCGCACAGCCACAAGGACGGCCCGATCGAACGCGCTGGCGAAGGCGATTACATCACGCCCGAGCAGGAAGCCCACCGGCTCTTCCCGATGCGCATGTGTGCCGGCGATGCCGTGGCCTTCAGCCGGTTGACGGTCCACGGCAGCGGGCCGAACCACACGGACAAGCCGCGCGTGGCCTACGCGCTTCAATACCACCGCGACGACGTTCAGTACCGCGATCCAGACGACGGCAGCCGGCTGAAGCGGCTGGTCGATGAACCACGCTTTGCCGTCGCACCAGTCGAGGCTCTGAAGCCGGCGGAGAAGTGA